The Streptomyces kanamyceticus DNA segment ATGCTCGCGGAACCGCGGCTGCAGGTGCTCGGAGGTCACCTTGCGGCCGCGCCACTGCAACTGGTGCAGGTGCAGCAGGGTGCGCACCGACTGCTCGACGTCCGTACAGGGCACGATGCGGCTCTCCACACCCAGCGCCGCCAGCTTGCGCATCTTGGCGCGAGTGCGCTGCGCGCGCGGTGCGGGCAGGCGCTTGAGCAGGTCCTCCATCGGCATGGCGGGCAGTTCCAGGCACGCCGAGTCGACCAGGGTCTTCTTGGGTCCCGGCCAGTCCCGGTAGATGTCCTCGACGCAGGCGCCTGGCCGGGCCTCGCGGAAGTCGAGCAGCGCGGTGCGGGCCAGGCCGAACAGGGCCGCCCTGAGCGCCCGCGCCCCTTCCTCGCGGCGGGCGTCGTCCACCAGCACGTCGGTGAAGTCGGAGATCGCGCCGCCCAGCGGCTTCAGCGCCGGAATGGGACGGTGCACCCGCATCAGCGGCGCCGCCGCCACGAGCCGGTCCTCCTCGTCACGGACCAGGAGCACCCGCAGCGTCCCGCGTCGGCCGTAGGAGTGCCACCACGAGGACAGCCACGCGTGGCTCTGGAACGGCGTCGCCGCCCCGCACGCCCGGTACAGCCGACCCCACGGTGCGGCGAGCGCCGCGAACGCGTCCTTGTCGACGCAGAGTTCCGCCCGCAGAGCGGGAGCGGAGGCCGCCCTCACGCGTTGCTCCTGACCAGGCCTGAGGCCGGACCGGGAACGGCCGCCGCGCTGGCCGCCTCCGCGCGCCTGCGCGGGCGGACCAGCAGCGCGAGACCGCCGATGAGGCCGCCCGCGCAGCCGCCCACCAGCACGCTCACCCCGGTGGAGAGCGAGGTGGGCTCGGTGGGCGGCACCGCACGCGAGAACGCGAGCAGTTTGACCCGGGTGCTGTCCTTGGCGTGGTTGGCGCTGCTCGCCAGCGAGCGTGCCACCGCGTTGGCGGTGATCGCGGCCTCCCCGGGGCGGTCCGCCGACGCCGATACGGCGATCATCGGAGCGTCCGGCGAGGTGGCCACCTGCACGCGGTCCCGCAGTTCGGCGGCCGACATGCCCGCGGCCACCTGGGCGTCGCCGAGCACCGCGAGCTGCGTCGCCACCCGGCCGTACGCCTGCGCGAACCCGAGCGCCGTGGCGGGATCCGACCGCTCCTGCGGCACGGCGATGACGTAGCTCGTCGCCGTGTACTGGGGGGTGTGCAGCACGCCGTATCCGGCACCGGCGAGTGCGCCGAGCGCCGCACAGGCGGGCAGGGCCCACCAGCGGGGCAGCCGGGCG contains these protein-coding regions:
- a CDS encoding GNAT family N-acetyltransferase — protein: MRAASAPALRAELCVDKDAFAALAAPWGRLYRACGAATPFQSHAWLSSWWHSYGRRGTLRVLLVRDEEDRLVAAAPLMRVHRPIPALKPLGGAISDFTDVLVDDARREEGARALRAALFGLARTALLDFREARPGACVEDIYRDWPGPKKTLVDSACLELPAMPMEDLLKRLPAPRAQRTRAKMRKLAALGVESRIVPCTDVEQSVRTLLHLHQLQWRGRKVTSEHLQPRFREHLLRSMRPMVAAGEAVVTEFRLDGQVVAADLTLLSDTLAGGYLYGADPQLRERKVDVATMLLEACTRHTGGEHPRALSLLRGTEPYKQHWRPEPVTNQRFLLARRRTAPLLCAASGDAAARQWLRQQRQRRGEHRDGGASS
- a CDS encoding YveK family protein; translated protein: MNDSATERPRTGALRARAARLPRWWALPACAALGALAGAGYGVLHTPQYTATSYVIAVPQERSDPATALGFAQAYGRVATQLAVLGDAQVAAGMSAAELRDRVQVATSPDAPMIAVSASADRPGEAAITANAVARSLASSANHAKDSTRVKLLAFSRAVPPTEPTSLSTGVSVLVGGCAGGLIGGLALLVRPRRRAEAASAAAVPGPASGLVRSNA